In Vanacampus margaritifer isolate UIUO_Vmar chromosome 18, RoL_Vmar_1.0, whole genome shotgun sequence, a genomic segment contains:
- the LOC144038559 gene encoding uncharacterized protein LOC144038559 isoform X1: protein MSVKENPCRKFQANIFNKSKCQNCFKPRESHLLNDEDLNQAKPIYGGWLLLAPEGTNFDNPLHRSRKWQRRFFILYEHGLLRYALDEMPSTLPQGTINMNQCSDVIDGESRTGQKNSLCILTPEKEHFIRAECKEIINGWQEALTVYPRTNKQNQKKKRKVDPPTQQSRCDLASHFVLSSSLPLLPSQTPVQEPGPAKVTVTSSSSSGGSIPCLPSSIASAERVPMSRATLWQEESRWSRATIPCSRSASCLSQLGQSQPDSTITTQDDGGTMSTGRKVRVESGYFSLEKTKSDPSPKPAQHSQPQQPPQQLPPSSSTPSCSLGAPSPRYNSDPEPQISPYPPTPGTLASPSYSTISSSQSSLDSEPSGATPTWEDHSGGGGGGSAASANSGGGRTGRTGRQYAALSDVPRARRMSYREAFHSEKKRQELRARTRSPGREEVARLFGEERRRSQVIDRFEESPHVERMDTSNPSELPSNVSNVQRQGRSERRCRADKHDMSLDAGNDRSVPDVSSSTLANLRRAKSLDRRVTESSMTPDLLNFKKGWMTKLYEDGMWKKHWFVLTDQSLRYYKDSIAEEASEADGEIDLSTCYDVKEFPVQRNYGFQILCKEGACTLSAMTSGIRRNWIQAIMKNARPAIAPDVTRKNISLKLSVLKPRSVPDEKIKTQVLLEPCHQVKPEPSPCPEPPNTDGNRQPTGNGAPTPPSEPRKSRVRERRREGRSKTFDWSEFKIEKKDKPAKERADTVDHGSSISSPSSSPVSTSAPQTPRVSDDCPASAVGVDGRGGDPSHLPNTVLVTSTLNTTSPAQPPLPERQEQGRMEVDHPTASHNVEEDKFSMTSGAKEEIEQRWHQVETTPLREEKQVPISTATESSNADRLPAHELATLLDKELGQKQKELDQLQRQNSMLKEQLEDALGREQSARDGYVLQSATPASSSPHRVPWQHLHKLNQDLQGELESQKRKKDLAQHQIKTLKRSNTEAQAAVDRHEADIQALQSKLASALAEILASEQAVARMRNELKLEQERSKEQEEEYGRSEATLRAQLTDSESRLREVEARLLERNQALRHLEHQQALQRDHVREIQRLQERLQEVSARLVATEEGQALKEGRLRKEQHSIRESHERERQNLCRRIAEAETAQKEMEVRLLEAEQQVEALLRGRQGSEHSEELLNLREELTEKTNMSESLRESVRRLEEEKGLLARRCQELINQIAEADREVSKLCSRLETEEADYRSLENSYERASQEFQRMSQFLREKEEEIRQTKEMYERLMERKEEDLKEALVKMTVLGNSLEETEEKLQAKEDLLCQMSQSMLYQVEPGSSEQNLKAKLAVAENRIVELEQHLNALQLGYADLHLRRKQVQEQSKREGVKTSRVESPPSFSTASETEDSAEDKESQAKKPRIRFSNIQCQKYNNLDDCHTFEEIQELKQKDLDLSEALSSPDPAFPHASDSEKFISIVHALETKLLATEEKLKNLTRNLQERSTHDRDASKKNLKMVENKPLGCDCGPQKSDVNNLYAKALLCVETSREKVQAFLSGSHENADSQLGSMSEVENELFSASAYLRHGQKTLEEQSPYRPQTQTSEPLDQDAIRLFAKTLSFEALVLNKMALLVQTSESDLLQTLTAIWDDIENIKSGDKDCLAIVYADVLTRKLMLETAFWKELETEATPCDGANVAKSQEDGVPADADVNESAAFNTLIKAELSYSIQNLKLGYEEKFRQLKGELTEAHRKLHQREMALKAIIEASKRSDLKSVIKEVKSNLGFSKQKLADICPPELAPYTEQIELQEARDLAEKLIERQLAEKVPCCGVDSIESLRSAHDGLAAELQQQAAKLQKYSEEIQSAGRRPELAKMVNALLGPQTSHMFTSTSLCMREALIQAQVAYVACRLRSAHERSLGRCKQTHRSMDVLVQQHAGSVRSIQETYETSLREERRRFRQTLAELQKENATLRGEVGQLSKRQEQLAVLEGHFQMQMEELKQKHQEELRLSERERAKREAALLETATDSRQKLTGLLADVDAMKEQQDRRVEKLQDDFEQRVARLQRIYRDEMVKLNVWEARERRADESEAVSTPMEEEEQGGETTSEVDAMALLKDRIQELETQMDGMRDELENKQLEGGVAGLRAKYQRDFESLKATCERGFAAMEETHHKVVEDLQRQHQREISKLMEERERLLAEETAATIAAIEAMKNAHKEDLEKSQRSQLSGLNSDIDELRAQYEEELASIQRELEVLSEQYSQKCLENAHLAQALEAERQALRQCQRENQELNTHNQELNNRLSAEITRMRSCLSGETALSPVTQGKDIYELEVLLRIKESEIQYLKQEIHSLKDELQSALRDKKYATDKYKDIYTELSVAKAKADCDIGKLKEKLLIATEALGERAVDGTVTSGYDIMKSKSNPDFMKKEQAASKSSRGVRSKSLKEGLTVQERMKLFEAKDSKKI, encoded by the exons CCCAGTACTCTTCCCCAGGGTACGATCAATATGAACCAGTGCTCCGACGTCATCGATGGAGAGTCCAGGACGGGTCAGAAGAACTCTTTGTGCATCCTGACCCCTGAAAAGGAGCACTTCATTCGGGCCGAGTGTAAAGAAATTATTAACGG TTGGCAGGAAGCTCTGACCGTGTACCCCAGAACGAACAAGCAGAATCAGAAAAAGAAGCGCAAGGTCGATCCGCCTACTCAGCAG tCTCGTTGTGACCTTGCCTCCCATTTtgtcctctcctcctccctcccactCCTTCCATCCCAAACCCCTGTCCAGGAACCGGGTCCGGCCAAGGTGACAGtgaccagcagcagcagcagcggagGCAGCATCCCGTGTCTGCCCAGCAGCATCGCCAGCGCCGAGCGTGTCCCCATGAGCCGTGCCACTTTGTGGCAGGAGGAGAGCCGCTGGAGTCGGGCCACCATCCCCTGTAGCCGCAGCGCCTCCTGTCTTAGCCAGCTGGGCCAGAGCCAACCAGACTCCACTATCACAACTCAAGATG ATGGCGGCACCATGAGCACTGGACGCAAAGTACGAGTGGAGAGTGGTTACTTTTCCCTGGAGAAGACCAAGTCGGATCCCTCTCCAAAGCCTGCGCAGCATTCCCAACCACAGCAGCCACCCCAGCAACTCCCCCCGTCCTCGTCAACACCCTCCTGTTCCTTAGGAGCTCCCAGTCCCAGGTACAATTCTGACCCCGAACCCCAAATTTCACCCTATCCCCCCACCCCAGGAACCCTTGCCTCCCCCAGCTACTCCACCATCAGTTCCTCCCAGAGCTCACTGGACTCTGAACCTAGCGGTGCTACGCCCACCTGGGAGGACCacagtggtggtggtggtggagggagCGCCGCTAGCGCGAATAGTGGTGGAGGTAGAACAGGTCGTACAGGCAGGCAGTATGCAGCACTTTCAGATGTCCCGCGAGCTCGCAGGATGTCCTACCGCGAAGCCTTTCATTCTGAGAAAAAGCGACAAGAGCTAAGAGCACGCACACGGAGTCCTGGACGGGAAGAGGTGGCCCGGCTGTTTGGGGAGGAGCGCAG ACGTTCACAAGTCATCGACCGATTTGAGGAGAGTCCACATGTGGAGCGAATGGACACGAGCAACCCCAGCGAGCTGCCATCGAACGTCAGCAATGTGCAGCGACAAGGGCGCAGTGAGAGACGCTGTCGGGCCGACAAGCAT GACATGTCATTAGATGCAGGGAATGACCGCTCGGTCCCGGATGTGTCCAGCTCGACTTTAGCAAACTTAAGAAGAGCCAAATCACTCGACCGCAGAGTCACCGAGTCCTCGATGACT CCTGATCTGCTGAACTTCAAAAAAGGATGGATGACCAAGCTGTATGAAGACGGAATG TGGAAGAAACACTGGTTTGTTCTCACAGATCAGAGTCTGCGCTACTACAAGGACTCGATAGCTGAAGAG GCTTCAGAAGCGGACGGCGAGATTGATCTTTCCACGTGTTATGACGTCAAAGAGTTCCCCGTCCAGAGGAATTATGGCTTCCAAATCCTG TGCAAAGAAGGGGCGTGCACCCTGTCAGCCATGACCTCCGGAATCCGCCGCAACTGGATCCAGGCCATCATGAAGAACGCCCGACCCGCCATCGCCCCCGATGTCACTCG GAAAAACATCTCACTGAAACTATCCGTTCTGAAGCCCAG ATCTGTTCCTGACGAGAAGATAAAAACGCAGGTGCTGCTAGAGCCATGTCACCAGGTCAAGCCTGAGCCAAGCCCCTGTCCCGAGCCCCCCAACACCGATGGCAACAGGCAGCCGACGGGCAACGGGGCCCCCACCCCTCCCTCTGAACCCCGGAAAAGCAGGGTTCGCGAGCGCCGGCGGGAAGGCCGCTCAAAGACTTTTGACTGGTCCGAGTTCAAAATTGAAAAGAAGGACAAGCCGGCGAAGGAGCGAGCAGACACCGTTGACCACGGCTCGTCTATTTCCTCGCCGTCATCCTCTCCCGTCTCTACCTCGGCCCCGCAAACCCCCCGCGTATCAGATGACTGCCCCGCGTCGGCGGTAGGCGTCGACGGTCGAGGGGGCGACCCGAGCCACTTGCCAAATACCGTCCTCGTCACTTCCACGTTGAACACGACGTCTCCCGCGCAGCCGCCCTTACCCGAACGTCAAGAGCAAGGCAGGATGGAGGTAGACCACCCGACGGCGTCGCACAATGTCGAGGAAGATAAGTTTAGCATGACGTCAGGCGCCAAGGAGGAGATTGAGCAGCGGTGGCATCAGGTGGAGACGACGCCACTGAGGGAGGAGAAACAAGTGCCCATCAGCACGGCGACCGAGAGCTCCAACGCAGACCGACTGCCTGCACATGAGCTCGCTACACTGCTCGACAAAGAG TTGGGACAGAAGCAAAAAGAGCTGGACCAACTTCAGAGACAGAACAGTATGTTAAAGGAGCAGCTGGAAGATGCACTAGGAAGAGAACAAAGTGCCAGAGATGGCTACGTCCTGCAG AGTGCGACGCCCGCTTCCTCCTCACCGCACAGAGTGCCATGGCAGCACTTGCACAAGCTGAACCAAGACTTGCAGGGCGAATTAGAGTCCCAAAAACGCAAGAAAGACCTCGCTCAACATCAGATCAAAACACTCAAACGAAGCAACACCGAAGCCCAGGCGGCAGTAGACCGCCACGAGGCCGATATTCAAGCCCTGCAGTCGAAGCTGGCGTCCGCATTGGCGGAAATCTTAGCGAGTGAACAAGCCGTGGCTCGCATGCGCAATGAACTCAAGCTGGAGCAGGAACGGTCAAAGGAGCAAGAAGAGGAATACGGACGCAGCGAAGCCACCTTGCGAGCCCAGCTGACGGACAGCGAAAGCAGACTGCGCGAGGTTGAGGCCCGCCTTTTAGAGAGAAACCAGGCCCTTCGGCACCTGGAGCACCAGCAGGCCCTTCAGCGGGACCACGTGAGAGAGATCCAGAGGTTGCAGGAAAGACTTCAGGAGGTGAGTGCGCGACTGGTCGCCACGGAAGAAGGCCAGGCGCTGAAGGAGGGTCGCCTGAGAAAGGAGCAGCACAGCATTCGAGAGAGCCACGAGCGGGAAAGACAAAATCTGTGTCGGAGGATCGCCGAAGCCGAGACGGCGCAGAAGGAAATGGAGGTCAGACTCTTAGAGGCCGAACAGCAGGTGGAGGCCCTGTTGAGAGGGCGGCAGGGCTCAGAACACAGTGAGGAATTGCTGAATTTGCGAGAAGAGCTCACCGAGAAGACCAACATGTCGGAGTCGCTGAGGGAGAGCGTGCGTCGACTGGAAGAAGAGAAAGGTTTGCTCGCGCGCCGTTGTCAGGAGCTCATCAACCAGATAGCAGAGGCCGACCGGGAGGTAAGCAAGCTTTGCAGTCGCCTTGAGACCGAAGAGGCAGACTATCGCTCTCTGGAAAACTCGTATGAGAGGGCCAGCCAAGAGTTTCAGAGAATGAGCCAGTTCCTCAgagagaaagaggaagagaTTCGTCAGACGAAGGAAATGTACGAGAGGCTGATGGAACGCAAAGAGGAGGACTTGAAAGAGGCACTTGTCAAAATGACCGTGCTCGGCAACAGCTTGGAGGAAACTGAAGAGAAGCTCCAAGCGAAGGAGGACCTTCTTTGCCAAATGAGTCAAAGTATGTTATATCAAGTTGAGCCCGGCAGCTCGGAACAAAATCTAAAAGCCAAGCTCGCGGTGGCAGAGAACCGCATTGTAGAACTCGAGCAGCACCTCAACGCACTGCAACTGGGATACGCCGATCTGCATCTGAGGAGGAAGCAAGTCCAAGAACAGAGCAAACGTGAGGGTGTTAAAACTTCCCGCGTAGAGTCCCCGCCGTCATTCAGCACCGCGTCTGAAACCGAAGACTCCGCAGAAGATAAGGAGTCGCAAGCGAAAAAACCAAGAATCCGTTTTTCCAATATTCAGTGCCAAAAATATAACAACCTGGACGATTGCCATACCTTTGAGGAAATACAAGAATTGAAACAGAAAGACCTTGATTTATCTGAAGCACTTTCGTCCCCCGATCCCGCATTCCCGCACGCGAGCGACTCTGAGAAGTTCATCTCCATTGTACACGCCCTCGAAACGAAACTGCTCGCCACTGAGGAAAAGCTAAAAAACCTCACTCGGAATCTACAGGAACGTTCCACGCACGATCGGGACGCGTCCAAGAAGAATCTGAAGATGGTTGAAAACAAACCTTTGGGTTGTGACTGCGGGCCTCAGAAAAGCGATGTCAACAATCTTTACGCCAAGGCCCTCCTTTGCGTGGAAACGAGCCGCGAGAAAGTCCAGGCTTTCTTGTCCGGCTCACACGAGAACGCAGATTCACAGCTTGGCTCCATGTCCGAGGTCGAAAATGAGCTGTTCAGCGCATCGGCGTATCTCCGCCACGGACAAAAGACCTTGGAGGAACAATCGCCGTATCGCCCTCAAACTCAAACATCAGAACCTTTAGATCAAGACGCGATTCGTCTCTTTGCCAAAACGCTCTCGTTCGAGGCACTCGTTTTGAATAAAATGGCTTTGCTTGTACAGACATCCGAATCGGACCTTCTCCAAACGCTTACCGCCATCTGGGACGATATCGAGAACATTAAAAGCGGGGACAAAGATTGCTTGGCAATCGTTTATGCAGATGTGTTGACCAGGAAGTTGATGTTGGAGACGGCATTCTGGAAAGAACTGGAGACGGAGGCGACACCCTGCGACGGTGCAAACGTTGCCAAATCCCAAGAGGACGGCGTTCCGGCTGACGCAGACGTAAATGAGTCGGCCGCGTTTAATACCTTGATCAAAGCGGAACTGTCCTACTCGATTCAAAACCTCAAGCTTGGCTATGAAGAGAAATTCCGGCAACTTAAAGGGGAACTGACGGAAGCCCACCGCAAACTCCATCAAAGGGAAATGGCCTTGAAAGCGATCATTGAAGCCTCCAAGAGGTCCGATTTGAAAAGTGTGATCAAAGAAGTGAAAAGCAACTTGGGCTTCAGTAAACAAAAGTTGGCCGACATCTGCCCGCCCGAGCTGGCGCCGTACACGGAGCAGATCGAGCTGCAAGAAGCCCGCGACCTCGCCGAGAAACTCATCGAGCGCCAGTTGGCCGAGAAAGTTCCGTGCTGCGGCGTCGACTCTATCGAATCTCTTCGGAGTGCGCACGACGGCCTCGCCGCGGAGCTTCAACAACAGGCGGCAAAGCTCCAAAAGTATTCTGAAGAAATCCAGAGCGCGGGGCGCCGTCCCGAACTGGCCAAAATGGTCAACGCGCTTTTAGGGCCTCAGACGTCACACATGTTCACAAGCACGTCTCTTTGCATGCGCGAAGCCCTCATCCAGGCTCAAGTAGCGTACGTGGCGTGCCGATTGCGGTCCGCGCATGAACGCAGCTTGGGTCGGTGCAAGCAGACGCACCGGAGCATGGACGTGCTCGTGCAGCAGCACGCCGGCAGCGTCAGGTCCATTCAAGAGACGTACGAGACGTCCCTTCGGGAGGAGCGTCGCCGCTTCAGACAAACGCTGGCCGAGCTCCAGAAGGAGAACGCGACGCTCAGGGGTGAAGTCGGCCAACTCTCAAAACGGCAGGAGCAGCTGGCCGTCCTGGAGGGACATTTCCAGATGCAAATGGAGGAGCTGAAGCAGAAGCACCAGGAAGAATTGCGCTTGTCCGAGAGGGAGCGCGCCAAGAGGGAAGCGGCGCTCTTGGAGACGGCGACGGACAGCCGGCAAAAGCTGACGGGTCTGCTGGCGGACGTGGACGCCATGAAGGAGCAGCAGGACCGCCGCGTGGAAAAGCTCCAGGACGACTTTGAGCAGAGGGTCGCTCGGCTTCAGCGGATCTACCGGGACGAGATGGTCAAGTTGAACGTTTGGGAGGCCCGAGAGCGGCGGGCGGACGAGAGCGAGGCGGTCTCGACGCCGATGGAAGAGGAGGAGCAAGGCGGGGAGACCACGTCGGAGGTTGACGCCATGGCGCTTCTGAAGGACAGGATCCAGGAACTGGAGACCCAGATGGACGGCATGAGGGACGAACTGGAGAACAAGCAGCTGGAAGGGGGCGTGGCCGGCCTGAGGGCCAAATACCAGAGAGACTTTGAGAGTCttaag GCCACTTGCGAGCGTGGCTTTGCGGCAATGGAAGAAACGCACCACAAGGTGGTTGAAGACCTCCAGAGGCAGCACCAGAGGGAGATTTCCAAACTCATGGAGGAGCGCGAGAGGCTCCTGGCCGAGGAGACGGCCGCGACCATCGCTG CTATCGAAGCTATGAAGAATGCGCACAAGGAGGACCTGGAGAAGAGCCAGCGCTCGCAGCTCAGCGGACTCAACTCTGATATTGACGAACTTCGAGCACAATACGA GGAGGAGCTGGCGTCCATCCAGCGGGAGCTGGAGGTTCTATCCGAGCAGTATTCCCAGAAATGTCTGGAGAACGCCCACCTGGCTCAGGCCCTGGAGGCCGAGCGGCAGGCCCTCAGGCAGTGTCAGCGCGAGAACCAGGAGCTCAACACTCACAACCAG GAGTTGAATAACCGCCTGAGTGCCGAGATCACGCGGATGCGCTCGTGCTTGAGCGGCGAGACGGCGCTGTCGCCCGTCACGCAAGGCAAAGACATCTACGAACTGGAG GTGCTGCTTCGGATCAAGGAGTCGGAGATTCAGTATCTCAAACAGGAAATCCACTCTTTGAAGGATGAGCTGCAGTCGGCTCTGAGG GACAAGAAGTACGCCACGGACAAATACAAAGACATCTACACCGAGCTGAGCGTTGCCAAAGCGAAGGCCGACTGCGATATCGGCAAACTGAAGGAGAAGCTGCTGATCGCCACCGAGGCGTTAGGCGAGAGGGCCGTCGACGGGACGGTTACGTCCGGATATG aCATCATGAAATCGAAAAGTAACCCCGACTTCATGAAAAAAGAACAAGCAGCCTCCAAATCGTCCCGAGGCGTCAGGTCAAAG AGCCTGAAAGAGGGACTGACCGTGCAAGAGCGCATGAAGCTGTTTGAGGCAAAAGATTCCAAAAAGATCTGA